A section of the Dehalobacter sp. DCM genome encodes:
- a CDS encoding protein arginine kinase: MNRELLAKDSYWMKDTREYPIVLSTRIRLARNLADSPFPHAMSPSDAEKVEMKVTEAFADFDFAGEALNYLPMKMLVPIEKKVLIEKHLISPDFASNDQARGIVLSDSHKAAIMVNEEDHLRVQVLLPGNSLKEALHLAGILDDYLETRLDIAFKEKFGYLTTCPTNVGTGLRVSVMVHLPALVLTNQIQQVLGAMTSLGLAVRGLYGEGSKAFGNIFQISNQVTLGRNEEDTLTHLESVIGQLLERELTMREVLRKESQLLVEDKVWRGRGVLENARILNSEEIYSLLSEDKLGVDLGILPSVSSGFISTLINSMQGCLQYNLNEQLDPSRLNFERANFVRRVYAQKTSNNVI; the protein is encoded by the coding sequence ATGAATCGCGAATTGCTTGCTAAAGACAGCTATTGGATGAAGGATACGCGGGAATACCCTATCGTCTTAAGTACACGTATAAGGCTGGCCCGCAACCTGGCGGATAGTCCATTCCCGCATGCGATGTCACCAAGCGACGCCGAAAAGGTGGAAATGAAGGTAACGGAGGCATTCGCTGACTTTGATTTTGCCGGCGAAGCGCTTAACTATCTTCCAATGAAGATGCTGGTCCCTATAGAAAAAAAGGTTTTGATCGAAAAGCATTTGATCAGCCCTGATTTTGCGTCTAACGATCAGGCGCGGGGTATTGTCCTGTCTGACAGTCATAAGGCAGCAATCATGGTCAATGAAGAGGATCATCTTCGGGTCCAGGTTTTATTGCCGGGCAATAGTCTGAAAGAGGCGCTTCATCTGGCAGGCATCCTTGACGATTATTTGGAAACACGTCTGGATATTGCTTTCAAGGAGAAATTCGGGTACCTGACAACCTGCCCGACGAATGTCGGTACCGGCTTAAGAGTATCCGTGATGGTCCACCTTCCGGCCTTGGTTTTGACAAATCAGATTCAACAAGTTCTCGGAGCCATGACTTCTCTGGGCTTAGCGGTGAGAGGACTCTACGGTGAAGGTTCTAAGGCTTTTGGCAATATTTTTCAGATTTCAAACCAGGTGACCTTAGGAAGAAATGAGGAAGATACACTGACCCATCTGGAGTCGGTGATCGGACAATTATTGGAGCGAGAACTCACTATGCGCGAAGTACTGCGCAAGGAATCCCAACTCCTGGTAGAAGATAAGGTGTGGCGAGGCCGAGGTGTTCTGGAGAATGCCAGAATACTCAATTCCGAAGAAATATACTCGCTTTTATCCGAGGATAAGCTGGGCGTTGACCTGGGGATACTTCCTTCTGTATCCTCCGGATTTATTTCAACCCTGATCAATTCGATGCAAGGATGTTTGCAATATAACCTGAATGAACAATTGGATCCTTCCCGCCTTAATTTCGAACGAGCAAACTTTGTCCGCAGAGTATATGCACAAAAAACAAGCAATAATGTCATCTAG
- a CDS encoding NUDIX domain-containing protein codes for MPSFYTAFKYCPVCSAELEQRMVEDKMRQACPACDYIHWGEYSLGVGGVVLKDGKALLIQRANNPGKGRWTIPGGYVEQNEKIADAAVREVREETGILTRPVSILAVRDYPEDIPNIKHDIY; via the coding sequence ATGCCGTCGTTTTATACCGCATTCAAATATTGCCCTGTCTGTTCGGCGGAGTTAGAACAGCGTATGGTCGAAGACAAAATGCGTCAGGCCTGTCCGGCCTGCGATTATATCCATTGGGGAGAATACTCATTAGGGGTAGGCGGCGTTGTGCTCAAGGACGGCAAAGCCTTGCTGATTCAGCGCGCCAATAACCCCGGCAAGGGACGATGGACGATACCCGGCGGCTATGTCGAACAAAATGAAAAGATTGCCGATGCTGCCGTGAGAGAGGTCAGAGAAGAGACTGGAATATTGACTCGGCCGGTTAGTATTTTGGCTGTAAGAGATTATCCCGAGGATATACCCAATATCAAGCATGATATCTACTGA
- the radA gene encoding DNA repair protein RadA, whose product MAGSKTKFYCRECGQESARWLGRCPGCGEWNTLIEERVEKSKPADRRGIAQAIPLSEIHTIEGQRMDTGSAELNRVFGGGVVHGSFVLLSGEPGIGKSTLFLQMADYLSKTNDVLYVSGEESARQIKLRADRMGINSERVHILADNSLEAVRAEVLQKGYSVIFIDSIQTMTLEDIQSAPGSVSQVREGASFLLKLAKENEITVFLAGHITKEGAIAGPRVLEHMVDTVLYFEGDQHHLFRLLRAVKNRFGPANEIGVFEMRGNGLIDVTNPSMFFMGDNSRAQAGSGVAIIMEGTRPILVEVQALVTASVFAPPRRTVNGMDYHRLLMLLAVLDKRAGYTFGTRDVFVNIAGGLEVDEPAADLAIIASVMSGIKEKPLGKIAFVGELGLTGEIRGVSHIEQRIKEAEKFGFQTCLIPEINATSLGSTECRIFPVKTIEEVLDYLF is encoded by the coding sequence TTGGCTGGTTCAAAGACAAAGTTCTATTGCCGCGAATGTGGACAGGAGAGTGCCCGATGGTTGGGGCGATGTCCCGGATGCGGCGAGTGGAATACATTGATCGAGGAACGCGTGGAAAAATCCAAGCCCGCTGACAGGAGAGGGATCGCACAGGCGATCCCTCTATCTGAGATTCATACGATTGAAGGACAGCGGATGGATACCGGCAGCGCAGAATTGAACCGTGTGTTTGGTGGCGGAGTTGTTCATGGTTCTTTCGTACTGCTCAGCGGTGAGCCGGGGATCGGAAAGTCCACGCTTTTCTTGCAGATGGCAGATTATTTATCCAAAACGAACGATGTCTTATATGTTTCGGGTGAAGAATCTGCCCGGCAAATCAAGTTAAGAGCAGACCGCATGGGAATTAACTCCGAACGCGTACATATTCTTGCGGATAATTCATTGGAAGCTGTCCGTGCCGAAGTACTTCAAAAAGGCTATTCCGTTATTTTTATTGACTCTATCCAAACGATGACCCTCGAGGATATCCAATCGGCACCGGGAAGTGTCAGTCAGGTAAGAGAAGGGGCATCGTTTCTTTTGAAATTAGCTAAAGAAAACGAAATCACGGTATTTCTTGCCGGGCATATAACCAAAGAGGGTGCCATCGCGGGACCGAGGGTATTGGAGCATATGGTCGATACGGTTCTCTATTTTGAAGGAGATCAGCATCATCTTTTTCGTTTGCTGCGTGCCGTCAAAAACCGCTTCGGTCCTGCGAATGAAATTGGTGTTTTTGAGATGAGAGGAAATGGCCTGATCGATGTGACCAATCCTTCGATGTTTTTTATGGGAGATAACTCACGGGCACAGGCCGGCTCCGGTGTCGCTATCATTATGGAAGGGACACGCCCCATTTTGGTAGAAGTTCAAGCACTGGTTACAGCATCCGTATTTGCTCCTCCCCGGAGGACCGTTAACGGAATGGATTACCATCGCCTGCTGATGCTTTTGGCCGTGTTGGATAAACGGGCAGGGTATACGTTTGGCACCAGAGATGTCTTTGTCAATATAGCCGGCGGATTGGAAGTCGATGAACCGGCGGCAGACCTTGCGATCATCGCCTCCGTCATGTCGGGAATCAAGGAAAAGCCTTTAGGCAAGATCGCTTTTGTTGGCGAATTGGGATTAACCGGTGAGATTCGGGGAGTTTCGCATATTGAACAGCGAATTAAGGAAGCAGAAAAATTTGGTTTTCAAACGTGTCTAATCCCCGAAATCAATGCAACAAGCTTAGGCAGTACAGAATGCCGGATTTTCCCGGTAAAGACAATTGAAGAAGTATTAGACTATCTTTTTTAA
- the ispD gene encoding 2-C-methyl-D-erythritol 4-phosphate cytidylyltransferase — protein sequence MKSMRSDNIAVIVPAAGRGKRMGGQGNKLLLELAGTPVLIYTLKTMQDCPYINEIIIPASNEDIAVIKGLVSDYHLSKVTAVIEGGAERQDSVFQSLQAVSPDIEFVMVHDGARPLLRPGDLELFLEKTVDMDAAIMAVPLKDTIKKVDDQGWVLETPQRDKLRAVQTPQIFRRTLLEKVHKIAREETYYTTDDASLLEWRGYPVSVIEGSYENIKVTTPEDMLWAETILNRRKGEIPMKRAKTGLGYDVHALVEGRPLILGGVEIPHTKGLLGHSDADVLIHAVMDAILGACALGDIGKHFPDSDPQYRGISSKTLLAEVVRLIENEGYQLGNLDCIIIAQKPKVSPYIDQMRINLAEILRANIQSVSVKATTTEQLGFEGREEGISAQAIVCLIPV from the coding sequence ATGAAATCAATGCGTTCGGATAATATTGCTGTCATTGTACCCGCTGCCGGGCGGGGGAAACGGATGGGGGGTCAAGGCAACAAGCTTTTGCTTGAACTTGCCGGGACCCCTGTCCTTATTTATACACTAAAAACAATGCAAGATTGCCCATATATTAATGAAATAATTATTCCGGCGTCAAACGAAGACATCGCGGTGATCAAGGGACTGGTCAGCGATTATCACCTGTCGAAGGTAACCGCTGTCATTGAGGGAGGCGCAGAAAGGCAGGATTCTGTATTTCAGTCACTTCAAGCCGTTAGTCCAGATATAGAATTTGTCATGGTGCATGACGGAGCAAGACCTCTATTAAGACCCGGTGATCTCGAACTGTTTCTTGAAAAGACTGTTGATATGGATGCGGCCATCATGGCAGTACCATTGAAGGATACGATTAAGAAAGTTGACGACCAGGGGTGGGTCCTGGAAACGCCTCAAAGAGATAAGTTAAGGGCGGTTCAAACTCCTCAGATCTTTCGCCGGACACTTTTGGAAAAAGTGCACAAAATAGCAAGGGAAGAGACTTATTATACAACGGATGATGCATCTCTGCTGGAATGGCGGGGCTATCCGGTAAGTGTCATTGAAGGGTCATATGAAAATATCAAAGTTACGACGCCGGAAGACATGCTTTGGGCAGAAACGATATTAAACCGGCGCAAAGGGGAAATACCAATGAAGCGTGCTAAGACTGGGCTAGGTTATGATGTCCATGCACTTGTTGAAGGGCGACCGCTGATACTCGGAGGGGTGGAAATTCCTCATACTAAAGGTCTCTTGGGACACTCTGATGCGGATGTCCTTATCCATGCCGTGATGGACGCAATCCTTGGGGCGTGTGCCCTAGGGGATATCGGCAAACATTTTCCCGACAGTGATCCTCAATACAGGGGGATTTCCAGCAAAACACTTCTCGCTGAAGTGGTCAGACTTATCGAAAATGAGGGTTATCAGCTGGGTAACTTGGATTGCATCATTATCGCCCAGAAACCAAAGGTTTCACCTTATATAGACCAGATGCGGATAAACCTAGCTGAAATTCTAAGAGCTAATATTCAAAGCGTTTCCGTAAAAGCGACGACCACCGAACAGCTTGGGTTCGAAGGACGTGAGGAAGGAATCAGTGCCCAGGCTATCGTTTGTCTTATCCCCGTGTAA
- a CDS encoding CtsR family transcriptional regulator — MSNLADRIEEYLKKVIEQTNEGFIVLQRGYLADFFSCAPSQINYVLTTRFTAERGYLVESRRGGGGYLRIVRLGLDPEGKFQRLMAELIGDDLSQERASNLIDRLKEEEIFTQREALLIKTIFSDRLLSGLVNCPSHLRARLMKEILANMCRDDIDA; from the coding sequence ATGAGTAATTTGGCAGACCGGATCGAGGAGTATCTAAAAAAAGTGATCGAACAGACCAATGAAGGATTTATCGTCCTGCAAAGAGGTTATCTTGCCGACTTCTTTTCTTGTGCCCCATCACAAATCAACTATGTTCTGACAACACGATTCACAGCGGAACGGGGATACCTTGTCGAAAGCAGAAGGGGTGGCGGAGGCTATCTCCGAATCGTCCGGCTGGGACTGGATCCTGAAGGCAAATTTCAGAGACTTATGGCTGAACTTATCGGAGACGATCTGTCTCAGGAGAGAGCGAGCAATCTGATTGACCGATTGAAAGAGGAAGAAATATTTACACAAAGAGAAGCGCTTTTGATTAAAACCATCTTTTCCGACAGGTTATTATCAGGGTTAGTCAATTGCCCTTCACATCTTCGAGCGCGTTTGATGAAAGAGATACTGGCGAATATGTGTCGGGATGATATTGATGCTTAG
- a CDS encoding IS4 family transposase encodes MRKPVKEIENVLQNHGYSINNIICEVMKTFKLKTLCRKVGFLKQDGYSSAEILSLMLMLPLMLLKSVHALYKSDFQKVTTMKKDSIYRLKNNEKMPWRALLIGISKQFQRLVNPTNEVDEKSAFILDDTTLAKTGRRIEQMTQVFDHVAGKKGSKLGFKNLTLGFFDGKSLTPIDFTLQVEKPLKKARHRKERFKKQRDPKSAGAKRIRECHVSKISNGLDMIKRAVKQGFKAKYVLVDSWFSSYEFIQTIRGLDKKSMHLVCGVRQDTRKYRYKETSLNASQLKSVLKSEGNEKRCRKRNIRYFEVLVDYEGIGQIKLYFCRFPYQKKFRLFLSTDISLSLLSMLEIYSIRWTIEVFFKEAKQHLKLGTCQSRDFDAQIAHITTCYLLYTLLAYFRRVNAYESLEGLFAEIKDELIEKNVAERLWELFDDLLQVVITSIAKSGLVDILEFRNSSEYEHLKELFENSFLSNQLIALKNAS; translated from the coding sequence ATGCGGAAACCTGTCAAAGAAATTGAAAACGTACTCCAAAATCACGGCTATTCGATTAACAATATTATATGTGAAGTTATGAAGACGTTCAAGCTTAAAACGCTTTGCCGCAAAGTTGGTTTTCTGAAACAGGATGGTTACAGTTCCGCGGAAATCCTCTCACTAATGTTGATGTTGCCCCTAATGTTACTGAAAAGTGTCCACGCGTTATATAAAAGCGATTTCCAAAAGGTTACTACTATGAAGAAAGATTCCATATATCGACTGAAGAACAATGAAAAAATGCCTTGGAGAGCATTGCTGATCGGTATATCCAAACAGTTTCAACGATTGGTTAATCCTACGAACGAAGTGGATGAAAAGTCCGCTTTCATTCTAGATGATACAACTCTTGCTAAGACAGGTCGAAGAATTGAACAAATGACCCAGGTGTTTGACCATGTTGCAGGGAAGAAAGGTAGCAAATTAGGCTTTAAAAATTTAACCCTTGGTTTCTTCGATGGTAAAAGCCTCACGCCTATAGACTTCACTTTACAAGTGGAAAAGCCCTTAAAAAAGGCAAGGCACCGTAAAGAACGGTTCAAAAAGCAACGAGACCCCAAATCTGCTGGGGCTAAACGGATCAGAGAATGCCATGTTAGCAAAATTTCGAACGGTCTGGATATGATAAAACGGGCGGTAAAACAGGGGTTTAAGGCTAAATATGTCCTGGTTGACAGCTGGTTCAGCAGTTACGAGTTCATTCAAACGATTCGAGGATTAGACAAAAAATCGATGCATTTGGTCTGTGGTGTTCGGCAAGATACGAGGAAGTATCGCTACAAAGAGACTTCCCTTAATGCCAGCCAATTAAAATCGGTCCTCAAAAGTGAGGGAAACGAAAAACGCTGTAGGAAACGGAATATCCGTTATTTCGAAGTCCTTGTTGATTATGAAGGAATCGGACAAATCAAACTGTATTTTTGCCGGTTTCCCTATCAAAAGAAATTTAGACTGTTCCTCTCGACGGATATATCTCTTAGTTTATTGAGTATGTTGGAGATTTACAGTATCCGTTGGACCATCGAAGTCTTTTTTAAGGAAGCCAAGCAGCATTTGAAGCTCGGGACTTGTCAATCGAGGGATTTCGATGCGCAGATTGCCCATATCACGACCTGCTATCTCCTCTATACACTCCTAGCCTATTTTCGACGAGTAAACGCCTACGAATCCTTAGAAGGATTATTTGCGGAAATCAAGGACGAACTCATAGAGAAGAATGTAGCGGAGCGGCTCTGGGAATTATTTGATGATTTGCTGCAAGTGGTGATCACCAGCATCGCCAAGTCT
- a CDS encoding ATP-dependent Clp protease ATP-binding subunit, which produces MAKKFTQKAERALSLSELIAKRLGHKVIGTEHLLLALIEEGEGIAAQALHGLGLEPEKVKAKIAQIVGSGTPYEGEVALTPRVKRVMQLAAEESQRQGVNYIGTEHLLLGLIIEGEGIAARVLADLKVSPEKVWEQVIMLLGGETEGMPLPGSGGNYSNAKTGQPGNTPTLNEFGRDLTVMAFEGKLDPVVGRENEIERVIQVLSRRTKNNPVLIGEPGVGKTAIAEGLAQRIVNNKVPEILADKRVVTLDISSMVAGTKYRGEFEERMKKVMEEIRIAGNIIVFIDELHTLIGAGAAEGAIDAANILKPALARGEMQCVGATTLDEYRKHIERDPALERRFQPITVDEPTVEETIAILHGLRDRYEAHHRVKITDEAIEAAASLSDRYISDRFLPDKAIDLVDEAASRVRLRGFTAPPVLKDLEEVVENLKQEKEDAVKRQDFEKAAAIRDEEQKKREELSEIRKNWVENREKAMMSVGPQDIAKIVSSWTGIPVDKLAEEESAKLLKLEELMHENVIGQNDAVSAVARSIRRARAGLKDPKRPIGSFIFLGPTGVGKTQLARTLAESLFGDENSLIRIDMSEYMEKHAVSRMVGSPPGYVGYDEGGQLTEAVRRKPYSVILFDEIEKAHPEVFNILLQVLEDGRLTDSKGRLVDFRNTVLIMTSNVGASFLKKESLGFVSARSAESDYKAMSSRVMEELKKTFRPEFLNRIDEMVVFHELQKDDLVKITKILVKDVSKRLKEQHFELTLTDAVYDYLAEEGNDPTYGARPLRRAIQKLIEDPLSEKILEGVYQAGDQVMIEIADGKIEFAKPEEKKKVASSKKASKKKEDN; this is translated from the coding sequence ATGGCTAAAAAATTCACGCAAAAGGCGGAGAGGGCGCTTTCTCTTTCCGAACTCATCGCTAAACGTCTGGGTCATAAAGTTATTGGAACAGAACACCTTCTGTTGGCGCTCATTGAGGAAGGTGAAGGCATAGCGGCACAAGCCCTTCACGGATTAGGTCTTGAGCCGGAAAAGGTCAAGGCGAAAATCGCTCAAATTGTAGGATCCGGTACACCTTACGAAGGTGAGGTAGCGCTTACCCCACGTGTAAAGCGTGTCATGCAGCTGGCAGCAGAGGAATCTCAACGCCAGGGAGTTAACTACATTGGCACCGAACATCTCTTACTTGGTCTTATAATCGAGGGAGAAGGAATTGCCGCACGCGTACTCGCTGACTTGAAGGTCAGTCCGGAAAAAGTTTGGGAACAGGTGATCATGCTTCTGGGTGGAGAGACGGAAGGTATGCCGCTCCCCGGCAGCGGCGGCAATTATAGTAACGCTAAAACCGGCCAGCCAGGCAATACGCCAACTTTGAATGAATTTGGTCGGGATCTGACCGTTATGGCTTTTGAGGGTAAGCTGGATCCTGTTGTCGGAAGGGAAAATGAGATTGAGAGAGTCATTCAGGTTTTAAGCCGCCGTACGAAGAATAATCCCGTGCTGATCGGCGAGCCGGGCGTTGGCAAAACAGCGATAGCTGAAGGATTGGCACAGCGTATCGTCAATAATAAAGTACCAGAAATTTTAGCGGATAAGCGGGTTGTGACTCTGGATATATCGTCGATGGTTGCCGGTACCAAGTATCGCGGCGAATTTGAAGAAAGAATGAAAAAGGTGATGGAAGAGATCCGCATTGCGGGCAACATCATTGTGTTTATCGATGAACTGCATACGCTTATAGGCGCCGGTGCGGCGGAGGGGGCTATTGATGCAGCAAATATCCTTAAACCGGCTTTAGCCAGAGGTGAGATGCAATGTGTAGGAGCTACAACCCTTGATGAATATCGGAAACACATCGAACGTGACCCGGCATTGGAGAGGCGTTTTCAACCCATCACGGTCGATGAACCAACCGTAGAGGAAACGATCGCGATCCTGCATGGACTAAGGGATCGTTATGAAGCACACCATCGGGTAAAAATTACGGATGAAGCGATTGAGGCTGCTGCCAGTCTGTCTGACCGGTATATTTCCGACCGGTTCCTGCCTGACAAGGCGATTGATTTGGTTGATGAGGCCGCTTCCAGAGTACGGCTTCGCGGTTTCACGGCACCTCCGGTTTTAAAAGATCTGGAAGAGGTTGTTGAGAACCTGAAGCAAGAAAAGGAAGACGCTGTTAAAAGGCAGGATTTTGAAAAGGCTGCGGCAATTAGAGACGAGGAGCAAAAAAAGCGGGAGGAACTAAGTGAGATCCGCAAGAATTGGGTTGAGAACAGAGAAAAAGCAATGATGTCCGTTGGGCCGCAGGATATTGCTAAGATCGTTTCGAGCTGGACGGGAATCCCGGTTGATAAACTCGCTGAAGAGGAAAGTGCTAAACTGCTTAAACTCGAGGAACTCATGCATGAGAATGTGATTGGACAGAATGATGCGGTTTCAGCCGTTGCTCGTTCTATTCGCAGGGCAAGAGCAGGTCTCAAAGACCCAAAACGTCCCATAGGCTCCTTCATCTTCTTAGGACCAACAGGGGTCGGCAAGACGCAATTAGCCCGGACTTTAGCCGAGTCGCTTTTTGGAGATGAGAACTCCCTGATTCGCATCGATATGTCGGAGTATATGGAAAAACATGCTGTCTCTCGAATGGTCGGTTCGCCTCCGGGGTATGTCGGCTACGATGAAGGCGGTCAATTAACAGAAGCCGTCCGAAGGAAACCGTATAGTGTTATTCTTTTTGACGAAATAGAAAAGGCTCATCCGGAGGTCTTCAATATTCTGCTTCAGGTTCTGGAAGACGGCAGGCTGACAGACTCTAAAGGCCGCTTAGTGGATTTTCGAAATACCGTATTGATCATGACGTCCAACGTCGGAGCATCCTTCCTGAAAAAAGAATCGTTGGGATTTGTTTCTGCACGCAGCGCAGAGAGTGACTATAAAGCGATGAGTTCCAGAGTCATGGAAGAACTTAAAAAAACCTTCCGTCCGGAATTTCTGAATAGGATCGACGAAATGGTTGTTTTCCACGAACTTCAGAAGGATGATTTAGTGAAAATAACGAAGATATTGGTTAAGGACGTCAGTAAACGGCTGAAAGAACAACACTTCGAGTTGACCTTAACTGACGCGGTGTATGATTATCTGGCTGAAGAAGGTAACGATCCCACCTATGGCGCGCGTCCCCTAAGAAGGGCGATTCAAAAGCTGATAGAAGATCCGCTTTCGGAAAAAATCTTAGAGGGAGTCTATCAAGCCGGTGACCAGGTAATGATCGAAATAGCAGACGGTAAGATTGAGTTTGCCAAACCTGAAGAAAAGAAAAAGGTGGCATCTTCAAAAAAAGCAAGCAAGAAAAAAGAGGATAATTGA
- a CDS encoding DNA helicase UvrBC encodes MLCQKCHQREAVVHFTKIINGQTSDLYLCQECAYKAQPPAQNVYPNMVADFLQALFGASPSPLNQAGQTAGEIPLQKCSGCGMTFAQIRQAGKMGCSRCYDEFEPHMELLLRRIHGRGNHVGKIPASVGAAFKSRQEIVKLKEQLMGLVQAEKFEEAAVLRDKIRDLENAVGGESE; translated from the coding sequence ATGCTTTGTCAAAAGTGTCATCAGCGTGAGGCTGTTGTCCATTTTACAAAGATAATCAATGGTCAAACATCCGATCTTTATTTATGCCAGGAATGTGCTTATAAGGCACAACCACCGGCCCAAAACGTTTATCCCAACATGGTCGCTGATTTTTTACAAGCATTGTTTGGGGCAAGTCCTTCACCATTAAATCAAGCTGGTCAGACGGCGGGTGAAATTCCACTGCAGAAATGCTCCGGCTGCGGCATGACGTTTGCGCAGATTCGGCAAGCTGGAAAAATGGGCTGCAGCCGATGTTATGATGAATTTGAGCCCCATATGGAATTGCTCCTGCGCCGAATCCATGGGCGTGGAAACCATGTCGGAAAAATCCCGGCTTCAGTTGGCGCTGCGTTTAAGAGCAGACAAGAGATAGTCAAGCTAAAAGAACAGCTCATGGGCCTTGTTCAGGCAGAAAAATTTGAAGAGGCTGCTGTTTTAAGAGATAAAATCAGAGACCTTGAAAACGCTGTCGGAGGTGAAAGCGAATGA
- a CDS encoding DUF1573 domain-containing protein, producing the protein MDLIKDDFPKIVDDMLIRHQSILDILSKGQEASSRVNRAVIKSVTSCGCIRVDAHKNSIPENATIADLKYLLSNHLNGSLCANCREVIETELGNQLFYIFALTNALGLSVNDIMEKEEEKLKTLTVFNFR; encoded by the coding sequence ATGGACCTAATTAAAGACGATTTCCCGAAAATTGTAGATGATATGTTGATTCGACACCAAAGTATCCTTGATATCCTGTCAAAAGGGCAAGAGGCTTCCTCGCGTGTCAACCGGGCCGTAATAAAGTCGGTCACTTCTTGCGGGTGTATCCGCGTTGATGCCCATAAAAATTCGATTCCTGAAAACGCAACCATTGCCGACCTGAAGTATTTATTGTCGAATCATCTCAACGGTTCTCTCTGCGCCAATTGTCGCGAAGTCATTGAAACCGAACTGGGAAACCAGCTGTTTTATATATTTGCACTGACCAATGCGCTGGGTTTATCTGTGAATGATATCATGGAAAAGGAGGAGGAAAAATTAAAAACACTTACGGTTTTTAATTTTAGATAA
- a CDS encoding PIN/TRAM domain-containing protein produces the protein MLSKIVRGIITLLFGAAGIYLNYLLLKVIELQQVLESIIGLEVKTFWTYIIFFILLSVIGFFLAPVLMRLFMGLVKWMESRLTRMPISDLVGGALGGIVGLLIASLISSSFSDVKFLGPILSVIVSLFLGYVGLIIGMKRKEDILGFFNSLSKLRSERNEKDKGRDKGKGKHSGADQTDYKVLDTSVIIDGRIADIVKSGFLDGILLIPGFVLEELRHIADSSDAMKRNRGRRGLDILNQISKEAMIKVEIYEGDFEDIAEVDSKLVKLSSILGAPILTNDYNLNKVAELQGIKVLNINELANAVKPVVLPGEEMYVQIMKEGKENGQGVAYLDDGTMVVVDGGRKHIGQHTTVLVTTVLQTAAGRMIFAKPKGIQEKSVEEFSHEINAFG, from the coding sequence ATGCTTAGCAAAATTGTTCGCGGCATCATTACGCTGCTGTTTGGCGCAGCAGGCATTTATCTGAATTATCTATTACTCAAGGTTATTGAACTACAGCAGGTACTTGAATCAATCATTGGGCTTGAAGTTAAAACATTCTGGACTTATATCATCTTTTTTATTTTACTCTCAGTCATTGGCTTCTTTCTCGCCCCGGTACTTATGCGGCTGTTTATGGGACTTGTTAAATGGATGGAAAGCAGGCTTACCCGTATGCCGATCAGTGATTTGGTCGGGGGTGCGCTCGGTGGGATTGTCGGTCTGTTGATTGCAAGTCTTATAAGCAGTTCTTTTTCAGATGTCAAGTTTCTTGGACCGATTCTGTCGGTGATTGTCAGTCTCTTCCTGGGGTATGTGGGTCTTATCATTGGAATGAAACGGAAAGAAGACATTTTAGGTTTTTTTAATTCGTTATCCAAATTAAGAAGCGAAAGAAACGAAAAGGATAAAGGTCGGGATAAAGGAAAGGGAAAGCACTCCGGTGCTGATCAAACAGACTACAAGGTGCTGGATACCAGCGTGATCATTGACGGACGGATCGCAGATATCGTTAAGTCAGGTTTTCTGGATGGCATCCTTCTCATCCCGGGATTTGTACTGGAGGAATTACGCCATATAGCTGATTCCTCGGATGCAATGAAGAGAAACCGTGGTAGAAGAGGATTGGATATCCTCAATCAGATTTCCAAAGAAGCTATGATTAAAGTGGAGATCTACGAAGGCGATTTTGAAGATATCGCTGAAGTAGACAGCAAACTTGTCAAGCTGTCAAGCATTCTGGGAGCCCCGATCCTTACTAATGACTATAATCTCAATAAGGTGGCTGAACTCCAGGGGATTAAGGTGCTGAATATCAACGAATTGGCCAATGCGGTCAAACCTGTTGTTCTTCCGGGAGAAGAAATGTATGTTCAAATCATGAAGGAAGGCAAAGAAAACGGGCAAGGTGTAGCCTATCTCGATGACGGGACCATGGTCGTGGTAGACGGCGGAAGGAAGCATATCGGTCAACATACGACGGTCTTAGTAACAACGGTTCTGCAGACGGCTGCAGGTAGGATGATATTTGCAAAACCAAAAGGGATACAGGAGAAGTCCGTTGAGGAGTTTTCTCATGAAATCAATGCGTTCGGATAA